One genomic window of Paenibacillus xylanilyticus includes the following:
- a CDS encoding lipoate--protein ligase, which yields MLFVDNQGITDPSVNLAIEEYILKHLPMDDSYLLFYINRPSIIIGKHQNTIEEINIEYVQDNGVQVVRRLSGGGAVYHDLGNLNFSFITKDDGQSFHNFRKFTQPVVEALQELGVNAELTGRNDLQVGEKKISGNAQFSTRGRMFSHGTLMFDLNLDHVQASLNVNPEKFKSKSTKSVRSRVANIRDLIDSNLTIEQFRDELLRHIFRMEPQDVPQYELTEKDWDKIKEISAERYSNWDWNYGLSPESNVKHTRKFPVGIIDLRMNIKDGRIEDIKIFGDFFGVGDVADIEDMLRGKRYEESEVRTALEGLDVKHYFGNLELEDFIGLVFLEE from the coding sequence ATGCTGTTTGTTGATAACCAGGGCATTACAGATCCTTCTGTAAACCTCGCGATTGAGGAATACATTTTGAAGCATCTGCCGATGGATGACAGCTATCTGCTGTTTTACATTAACCGCCCTTCCATAATTATTGGAAAACACCAGAATACCATCGAAGAGATCAACATCGAATATGTTCAGGATAACGGTGTACAAGTTGTACGTCGTCTCTCTGGAGGCGGCGCAGTCTACCATGATTTGGGCAACCTCAATTTCAGTTTTATTACCAAGGATGACGGACAATCTTTCCACAACTTCCGCAAGTTCACCCAACCTGTCGTGGAAGCTCTGCAGGAGCTGGGTGTGAATGCCGAGCTGACCGGACGCAACGATCTGCAAGTCGGGGAAAAGAAAATCTCGGGTAATGCCCAGTTCTCCACCCGCGGACGCATGTTCAGTCACGGAACGCTCATGTTTGACCTTAATCTGGATCATGTTCAGGCATCCCTGAATGTTAATCCCGAGAAATTCAAATCCAAGAGCACCAAATCCGTACGCAGCCGGGTCGCCAACATTCGGGATCTGATTGACAGCAATCTGACCATTGAACAATTCCGGGACGAGCTGCTGCGCCACATCTTCCGCATGGAGCCGCAGGATGTTCCCCAATATGAACTCACGGAGAAGGATTGGGACAAGATCAAGGAAATCTCCGCTGAGCGTTACAGCAACTGGGACTGGAACTATGGGTTGTCTCCGGAGAGCAATGTGAAGCATACCCGCAAATTCCCTGTCGGCATTATCGATCTGCGCATGAACATCAAGGACGGACGAATCGAGGATATCAAAATCTTCGGTGACTTCTTCGGTGTAGGCGATGTGGCGGATATCGAAGATATGCTGCGCGGCAAGCGTTATGAGGAATCCGAGGTGCGCACGGCACTTGAGGGCCTTGATGTGAAACATTACTTCGGTAACCTGGAGCTGGAGGACTTTATCGGCCTCGTTTTCCTAGAAGAATAG
- the cobD gene encoding threonine-phosphate decarboxylase CobD — protein MSGIIEVFGHGGDVETAASRFGGSPEDFLDFSANINPLGPPKDVLKALEQGMRAILRYPDPAHRTFKSLLGERLGLSEEYISIGNGAAESMALILLGLSPRKVGTVEPGFSEYRSLSKQFGAEMHHVLGKEELEWRAAPEDIERLMEQVDLLFLGQPNNPNGVQYPVEVLQRLARHAEKTDTVLVIDEAFMDFIPETQRQSLASRLQVYPQVIIIRSMTKFYAVPGLRLGYAMARPDLIRAMTEKQVTWSVNGLALIAGEACLSSGEAFERETLEQVALEREKLASGLKACGCEVTRGEANFLLARVPQPWTASTIQAALGERGILIRSCAMYPGLGDRHIRLAVKDAKSNLRLVNEMRSVSGQMNPVPTGEGVE, from the coding sequence ATGAGCGGTATCATTGAAGTTTTTGGACATGGTGGAGACGTGGAGACTGCTGCGTCAAGATTTGGCGGGAGTCCTGAGGATTTCCTTGATTTTAGTGCAAACATTAACCCTCTGGGTCCACCCAAGGACGTTCTGAAGGCGTTGGAGCAAGGGATGCGGGCGATACTTCGTTATCCTGATCCTGCACATCGGACATTCAAATCATTGCTTGGCGAACGCCTCGGCCTGTCAGAGGAATATATATCTATAGGGAATGGAGCTGCGGAAAGCATGGCTCTGATCCTGCTCGGACTCTCTCCCCGGAAGGTGGGCACTGTGGAACCGGGGTTCTCGGAGTATCGTTCCTTGTCCAAGCAATTTGGGGCTGAAATGCATCATGTTCTGGGAAAGGAGGAGCTTGAATGGCGAGCAGCTCCTGAAGATATCGAGAGGCTGATGGAACAGGTGGACTTGCTGTTTCTTGGACAGCCGAATAACCCTAATGGAGTACAGTATCCAGTTGAAGTATTGCAGCGGCTGGCCCGTCATGCCGAGAAGACAGATACGGTCCTGGTGATCGACGAGGCATTTATGGATTTCATTCCTGAAACGCAGCGACAATCCCTGGCTTCCCGGTTACAGGTTTACCCGCAGGTGATCATCATTCGCTCGATGACCAAGTTCTATGCCGTTCCGGGTCTTCGGCTTGGCTATGCGATGGCACGCCCGGATCTGATTCGTGCCATGACGGAGAAACAGGTAACCTGGAGTGTCAACGGACTGGCACTAATCGCGGGAGAAGCCTGTCTAAGCAGCGGGGAAGCTTTTGAACGGGAGACATTGGAACAGGTGGCGCTTGAACGAGAGAAACTGGCATCCGGCCTGAAGGCCTGTGGATGCGAAGTGACACGCGGGGAAGCGAACTTCCTGCTGGCACGTGTGCCGCAGCCATGGACAGCGTCAACCATACAGGCGGCTCTGGGGGAGCGGGGAATTCTGATCCGAAGCTGTGCCATGTACCCTGGACTTGGGGACAGACATATCCGACTGGCGGTGAAGGACGCGAAGTCGAATCTTCGTCTGGTGAACGAAATGAGAAGTGTGAGCGGACAAATGAATCCGGTGCCAACGGGTGAGGGGGTGGAGTAA
- a CDS encoding adenosylcobinamide amidohydrolase: MALPFFQYFTHANAEPNEYTSSAWPGLTISAHERHIRAAIPNRVSAISSAVYGGGMIELDRIFNIYVDRHYRCDDPPRDIADLLRGWEERTTTCAGLLTAVKLEHTSVQEYVGDEAGILCCTTAGVSNAARAGSARTVFDAAGNITSSEGIAAESPYTPGTINIMLWINGRMTPGAMVNAVQTAVEAKTAALSDCGVMDSENGLTATGTTTDAIVLATSQVKGKPLISYAGTATVIGAGIGRVVYDAVTESLQAGQAWKERNSKR; this comes from the coding sequence ATGGCATTGCCATTCTTTCAGTACTTTACCCATGCAAATGCAGAGCCAAATGAATATACTTCTTCTGCATGGCCCGGGTTAACCATCAGCGCACATGAACGCCATATTCGAGCAGCCATCCCTAACCGGGTAAGTGCCATTTCGAGTGCTGTGTACGGCGGGGGTATGATCGAGCTGGATCGCATATTCAATATTTATGTAGACAGGCATTATCGTTGTGACGACCCGCCGCGTGATATTGCAGACCTCCTGAGAGGATGGGAGGAACGCACAACAACGTGTGCCGGATTACTGACAGCCGTTAAGCTTGAGCACACATCGGTTCAGGAATATGTGGGCGATGAAGCAGGGATCTTGTGCTGTACGACGGCAGGTGTATCCAATGCTGCCCGGGCAGGTTCCGCAAGAACCGTATTTGATGCTGCAGGGAACATAACTAGCTCAGAGGGAATAGCAGCAGAGTCACCCTACACTCCCGGTACCATTAATATCATGTTATGGATCAACGGCCGCATGACGCCCGGAGCCATGGTCAATGCCGTTCAGACAGCGGTGGAAGCCAAAACGGCAGCGCTCTCGGATTGCGGTGTAATGGATTCGGAAAACGGACTGACTGCAACAGGAACGACGACAGATGCCATTGTGCTGGCCACAAGTCAGGTGAAGGGTAAACCACTGATCTCTTACGCGGGTACAGCCACAGTAATTGGGGCAGGCATTGGGCGTGTCGTCTATGATGCCGTTACCGAAAGTTTACAAGCTGGACAGGCGTGGAAAGAGAGGAATAGCAAGCGATGA
- the cbiB gene encoding adenosylcobinamide-phosphate synthase CbiB — MTGAWIILAAYILDRLIGDPRWIPHPVIGMGKGISALERTIRKRVSSDQGLKRAGMLFPIVIAGGAFVLTWGVLYILGLVHPVIAVIAEVVLIATTIASKGLKDAGMEVYRHLRERDWPAARRSLGMIVGRDTAHLDEPEVVRGTVETVAENIVDAIVSPLFYALIGGAPLAMAYRAVNTLDSMVGYKNEKYLHLGWASARLDDWANWIPARLTALLLITGAWFMRLNAKGAARMVRRDARLHPSPNSGFPESAVAGALGIRLGGHNVYHGVASFRAYMGDQTRLMEAEDIVRTTRLMFWSAGAFVLLCWLVTFGIWTAGGALLWK, encoded by the coding sequence ATGACAGGGGCATGGATTATTTTGGCAGCATACATACTGGATCGCCTCATAGGAGATCCGCGCTGGATTCCCCACCCGGTGATTGGCATGGGCAAAGGAATTTCTGCACTGGAGCGGACCATCAGAAAACGAGTGAGCAGTGATCAGGGGCTTAAACGGGCAGGGATGCTTTTTCCGATCGTCATTGCTGGTGGTGCATTTGTGCTTACTTGGGGAGTGTTGTACATCCTGGGACTTGTTCACCCAGTGATTGCCGTTATCGCTGAAGTGGTACTGATTGCCACCACCATTGCTTCCAAAGGACTGAAGGATGCAGGCATGGAAGTGTATCGTCATCTGAGAGAAAGGGATTGGCCTGCGGCTAGACGTTCACTCGGCATGATCGTGGGGCGGGATACAGCACATCTGGATGAACCGGAAGTGGTGAGGGGAACTGTGGAGACTGTAGCGGAAAATATCGTGGATGCCATCGTTTCACCGCTGTTCTATGCCCTGATTGGCGGTGCTCCGCTTGCGATGGCCTATCGGGCCGTCAATACACTGGATTCCATGGTTGGTTATAAAAATGAAAAGTACTTGCATCTCGGCTGGGCCTCTGCTCGTCTGGATGATTGGGCGAACTGGATTCCGGCGCGGCTTACCGCCTTGCTGCTCATTACGGGTGCATGGTTCATGAGATTGAACGCAAAAGGTGCTGCACGCATGGTTCGCCGGGATGCCCGATTGCACCCCAGCCCGAACAGTGGATTCCCGGAGTCGGCCGTTGCGGGAGCGCTGGGCATCAGGCTTGGCGGGCATAACGTCTATCACGGTGTGGCTTCTTTTCGAGCCTATATGGGCGATCAGACACGGCTAATGGAAGCAGAGGATATCGTGCGGACCACGCGTTTGATGTTCTGGTCGGCGGGAGCTTTTGTGCTGTTATGCTGGCTGGTAACGTTCGGCATCTGGACAGCTGGAGGTGCGCTGTTATGGAAGTAG
- a CDS encoding histidine phosphatase family protein — MEVESGKHGTGAREIVFIRHGTTSWNVEKRYLGHTDIGLLPDAERELAPLRESIRGITWDALYCSDLLRCRQTVERIAPVQAGQVQYDPRLREIDFGQWEGMTYNELKGNPLYRNWIDAPQDVTPPGGEPWQAFAARIDSFVKECLVSVSPEEHIEENYVPAIAVVTHGGVIRYAMSRLIPELGFWDTQVIPGQAIKVRLEKSGNRWVSSRVSFP; from the coding sequence ATGGAAGTAGAATCCGGGAAGCATGGAACAGGAGCGCGGGAGATCGTGTTTATCCGTCATGGGACAACTTCTTGGAATGTGGAAAAGAGATATCTCGGACATACCGATATCGGTCTCCTGCCGGATGCAGAGCGGGAACTGGCGCCGCTTCGCGAGTCCATTCGCGGAATCACATGGGATGCGCTATATTGCAGTGATCTGCTGCGCTGCCGGCAGACCGTGGAACGAATTGCTCCGGTACAAGCAGGACAAGTACAGTATGATCCGCGTCTGCGTGAGATTGATTTTGGGCAATGGGAAGGGATGACTTACAATGAGCTCAAGGGCAATCCGCTCTACCGGAATTGGATTGATGCACCGCAGGATGTGACGCCACCGGGCGGCGAGCCTTGGCAGGCTTTTGCTGCGCGGATCGACTCTTTCGTGAAGGAGTGTCTTGTGTCCGTTTCGCCAGAGGAACATATCGAAGAAAATTATGTTCCTGCGATTGCCGTTGTTACCCATGGCGGTGTCATTCGGTATGCCATGTCACGTCTCATACCGGAACTGGGATTCTGGGATACGCAGGTCATTCCGGGGCAAGCCATTAAGGTTCGGCTTGAAAAAAGCGGAAATCGCTGGGTTTCAAGCAGGGTGTCTTTTCCGTGA
- a CDS encoding ABC transporter substrate-binding protein produces the protein MNIKNWKGMASLLTAAMLTLALAGCGNATTNEGTGTSTQQPAQEQSQGQEQTDLKTQYPLTVTDATGESFTFEKAPAKIVSVSPAETESLFALGLDEQIVGVSDYDDYPEAATTKPKMGGVSKPNEESIIAAEADIVFTGISMSEEAVTKLRELGITIFKTDPKSIDDVMNNIETFGKITDHQEQAQELITKMKQDVADVTEAVKAVKSEDQKKVYVEFSPGWTVGKGEFMDELITVAGGINVASDLVGWNEINEENIIASNPDVILYANDVIDENSKTLDQIIKERSGWDQITAVKDDAVIGLDANLLSRPGPRVTEGLKAVAKAIYPDLFQ, from the coding sequence ATGAACATCAAGAATTGGAAAGGCATGGCGTCCCTGCTGACAGCAGCGATGCTCACACTGGCTTTGGCCGGATGTGGAAATGCAACAACGAACGAGGGAACAGGTACGTCTACGCAGCAGCCGGCACAGGAGCAATCCCAAGGCCAGGAGCAGACGGATCTCAAAACACAATATCCACTTACGGTAACGGATGCAACTGGTGAATCCTTCACGTTTGAGAAAGCGCCAGCCAAAATCGTATCCGTGTCTCCGGCAGAAACTGAGTCATTGTTCGCCCTTGGACTGGACGAGCAGATCGTAGGCGTATCCGACTATGACGATTATCCGGAAGCTGCAACGACCAAACCGAAAATGGGCGGTGTGTCGAAGCCCAATGAAGAATCAATTATCGCAGCTGAAGCAGACATCGTATTTACAGGCATCTCCATGAGCGAAGAGGCTGTGACCAAGCTGCGCGAGCTGGGTATCACCATTTTCAAAACAGATCCGAAATCGATAGACGATGTCATGAACAACATCGAAACGTTCGGAAAAATCACGGATCATCAGGAGCAGGCACAGGAGCTCATCACGAAGATGAAACAAGATGTAGCGGACGTAACCGAAGCGGTTAAGGCTGTGAAGTCGGAAGATCAGAAAAAGGTATATGTTGAATTCTCCCCAGGCTGGACTGTGGGTAAAGGCGAATTCATGGATGAACTGATTACGGTAGCCGGTGGAATCAACGTTGCTTCCGACCTCGTGGGCTGGAATGAAATTAACGAAGAGAACATTATTGCTTCCAATCCGGATGTCATTCTGTACGCCAATGATGTTATTGATGAGAACTCCAAAACATTGGATCAGATCATCAAAGAGCGCAGCGGCTGGGATCAAATCACAGCAGTGAAAGACGATGCAGTCATTGGCCTGGATGCCAATCTGCTAAGCCGTCCGGGTCCACGTGTAACAGAAGGTTTGAAAGCTGTAGCCAAAGCGATCTATCCTGACCTGTTCCAATGA
- a CDS encoding FecCD family ABC transporter permease, whose amino-acid sequence MSKKLAVYGTAGILLLVLTVLICTGIGSVALPVRDIAGILLHHMPWIGDWITPDWSTAAEQIIWKVRFPRVLLAVLVGASLAIAGAGFQGVLRNPLADPFTLGVSSGASVGAAFLIFFGLQYALIGIWTLPLVAFLTGVLTLWFVLALAREGRKIPTHSLILAGVVMQSFLGAVVSFLSTMSKQTINEIIYWTMGSLALRGWSYTAILFPYFILGLIFLWSRARSLNVLALGERQAAHIGVQVDGLKLSVLAVGTLLTAGAVSVSGVIGFVGLVIPHILRLIVGPDYRLLVPLSAIGGAIFMVWADTIARSLLAPTEIPLGVVTAFVGAPFFAYLLHRNKKLRKGVMP is encoded by the coding sequence ATGAGTAAAAAGCTGGCAGTGTACGGAACAGCCGGAATTCTGCTGCTTGTGCTGACTGTGCTGATCTGTACGGGCATCGGTTCAGTGGCTCTGCCTGTCCGTGACATTGCAGGTATTCTGCTTCATCACATGCCATGGATTGGAGACTGGATCACGCCCGACTGGAGTACGGCAGCCGAGCAGATTATATGGAAGGTCAGGTTCCCGCGGGTGCTGCTTGCTGTACTCGTGGGTGCATCGCTGGCCATCGCCGGAGCGGGCTTCCAGGGGGTCCTTCGTAACCCGCTGGCAGATCCGTTTACGCTTGGCGTATCGTCTGGCGCATCGGTGGGTGCTGCTTTTCTGATTTTCTTCGGATTGCAGTATGCACTGATCGGAATCTGGACCTTGCCGCTCGTTGCGTTTTTGACGGGCGTGCTCACATTATGGTTTGTGCTCGCCCTGGCTCGTGAAGGGCGCAAAATACCGACGCACAGCCTGATTCTGGCTGGTGTGGTGATGCAAAGTTTTCTGGGAGCGGTGGTCTCCTTCCTGTCGACCATGTCGAAACAGACAATTAACGAAATTATATACTGGACGATGGGAAGTCTGGCTCTGCGTGGGTGGTCGTATACGGCCATCCTTTTCCCGTATTTTATACTCGGTCTGATTTTCCTCTGGAGCCGTGCCCGTTCCTTGAATGTGCTTGCACTGGGGGAACGGCAGGCTGCACATATCGGTGTCCAGGTGGATGGACTGAAGCTATCCGTCCTTGCCGTAGGAACACTGCTTACCGCCGGGGCGGTCTCGGTTTCGGGTGTCATTGGATTCGTAGGTCTTGTCATCCCGCATATTCTTCGGCTGATCGTTGGGCCTGACTATCGTTTGCTAGTTCCCTTGTCCGCGATTGGCGGAGCCATCTTCATGGTATGGGCCGATACGATAGCACGCTCCCTGCTGGCCCCGACCGAAATTCCGCTTGGTGTGGTGACGGCCTTTGTAGGGGCTCCTTTCTTCGCGTATCTGCTGCATCGGAATAAAAAGCTGCGAAAAGGGGTGATGCCATGA
- a CDS encoding ABC transporter ATP-binding protein, translating into MSKSMGTSMGTSVTLNDPLIEIAGAGKMYGQHRALHNVDWHVTEGEWWGVVGPNGSGKSTLLQLIAGTEQPGAGSIRIAGREITSYTRKDLSRMIAVLQQDGLPAISYPVRDVVEMGRYPYQNWLGRESADGAKVVNRVLEELGLTEMADRPLDALSGGQRQRVALAKVMAQEPQLLLLDEPTTFLDIRYQLQFMELLSSWRQKNNITIVAVLHDLNLAAQFCDQILALREGMCVSSGTPHSLMTEVNIRDIFRVNPAMVNHPDTGLPQLLLRREHE; encoded by the coding sequence ATGAGTAAAAGCATGGGTACAAGCATGGGTACAAGCGTTACCTTAAACGATCCGCTGATTGAAATTGCGGGAGCAGGCAAAATGTATGGTCAGCACCGGGCGCTGCATAACGTGGACTGGCATGTCACAGAGGGCGAATGGTGGGGTGTCGTTGGTCCAAACGGAAGCGGAAAATCAACGCTGCTTCAGCTCATTGCAGGAACCGAACAGCCTGGCGCAGGCAGCATTCGGATTGCAGGACGGGAGATTACCTCATACACTCGCAAAGATCTGTCCCGCATGATTGCAGTATTACAGCAGGACGGCCTGCCTGCCATCTCCTATCCCGTCCGGGATGTGGTGGAGATGGGACGTTATCCTTATCAGAATTGGTTAGGCAGGGAATCGGCGGACGGAGCGAAAGTGGTGAACCGGGTACTGGAAGAACTGGGTCTAACCGAAATGGCCGACAGGCCGCTCGATGCACTCAGCGGCGGGCAGAGGCAGCGGGTGGCGCTCGCCAAAGTGATGGCCCAGGAGCCCCAATTGTTATTGCTGGATGAGCCAACCACCTTTCTTGATATCCGATATCAATTGCAATTCATGGAGCTATTATCTTCCTGGCGGCAAAAAAACAACATTACCATTGTGGCTGTACTGCACGATCTGAACCTCGCTGCGCAATTCTGCGATCAGATTCTCGCTCTGCGCGAGGGCATGTGCGTAAGCAGTGGAACACCACATTCGTTGATGACGGAAGTGAACATTCGGGATATCTTCCGGGTGAACCCGGCCATGGTCAATCATCCCGATACTGGACTGCCGCAATTGTTGCTGCGGCGAGAACACGAGTGA
- the cobT gene encoding nicotinate-nucleotide--dimethylbenzimidazole phosphoribosyltransferase, with protein MNNEQTLEQLIDRIVGPNEEVAAEASAHVDSLTKPPGSLGKLEQLVIRLAGITGEARPCLDRRAVIVMAADHGVVAEGISAFPAEVTPQMVHNFLAGGAAVNVLARHAGADVICVDIGVNADLEHPDLVSRKVRKGTANMAQGAAMSRDEAIQAILAGAEVVATQVAKGTRLFVTGEMGIGNTTASAAVMCALTGTAPASAVGRGTGMDDAGLQRKAAVVSRALSVNAPDADDALDVLGKVGGLEIAGLTGVILAAAAHGCPVVVDGFISTAAALIARQLAPVSVEYMIASHTSHESGHAALLRELGLKPMLDLDMRLGEGTGGVLSLHLIDAACRILNEMATFASAGVSGSSNENETVDDSSTTAGAVRGEVSP; from the coding sequence ATGAATAATGAACAGACGTTGGAACAGTTAATTGATCGGATCGTGGGTCCTAATGAAGAAGTGGCGGCAGAGGCCTCTGCTCATGTGGATTCATTAACGAAACCGCCGGGCAGTCTCGGCAAACTGGAACAGCTGGTTATTCGACTTGCGGGGATAACCGGCGAGGCTCGGCCTTGTCTGGATCGCAGGGCCGTCATCGTTATGGCTGCCGATCACGGCGTCGTTGCCGAAGGCATCAGTGCGTTCCCGGCAGAGGTAACGCCGCAGATGGTTCATAATTTTCTGGCAGGAGGAGCGGCCGTCAACGTTCTGGCGCGCCATGCAGGGGCAGATGTCATCTGTGTGGACATTGGTGTGAATGCCGATCTGGAACACCCGGACCTGGTCTCCCGCAAAGTACGCAAAGGTACAGCCAACATGGCGCAGGGCGCAGCCATGAGCCGTGATGAGGCGATCCAGGCGATTCTTGCTGGAGCCGAGGTCGTAGCGACTCAAGTCGCAAAGGGAACCCGGTTGTTTGTCACCGGTGAAATGGGTATCGGAAATACTACGGCGAGTGCCGCAGTCATGTGTGCTTTAACCGGAACGGCACCTGCATCTGCGGTTGGTCGGGGAACAGGAATGGATGACGCAGGTTTGCAGCGCAAAGCCGCTGTAGTCAGCCGGGCACTTAGTGTGAACGCACCGGATGCAGACGATGCCCTGGATGTGCTTGGCAAAGTGGGCGGATTGGAAATTGCCGGACTGACAGGTGTCATCCTCGCAGCGGCAGCTCATGGCTGCCCTGTGGTGGTGGATGGGTTTATCTCCACTGCAGCTGCACTGATTGCGAGACAGCTTGCTCCGGTCAGTGTGGAATATATGATTGCTTCCCATACCTCGCATGAAAGTGGGCATGCTGCGCTTCTGCGCGAACTTGGCCTCAAACCGATGCTGGATCTGGACATGCGGCTGGGTGAGGGGACAGGTGGTGTGCTCAGTCTTCATTTAATCGATGCGGCTTGCCGTATTTTGAATGAGATGGCCACATTTGCAAGCGCTGGTGTATCGGGAAGTTCGAATGAGAATGAGACCGTGGATGACTCATCGACAACTGCTGGAGCAGTTCGGGGAGAGGTATCTCCATGA
- the cobU gene encoding bifunctional adenosylcobinamide kinase/adenosylcobinamide-phosphate guanylyltransferase, which yields MSVLVTGGARSGKSSFAERLCMQRSSEAWYVATAQAYDDEMRERIRLHQNQRDEVGYLWHTVEEPLALPELITRMGESHTGSSAPTILVDCLTLWLTNVLLTHEHEPEQVIQDHMNALVTAIESYPGLLVLVTNEVGDGIVPEYALGRRYRDLAGILNQRVAAISREVFLVTVGIAMELKSKEYRL from the coding sequence ATGAGTGTACTTGTAACGGGCGGGGCAAGGAGCGGCAAAAGCTCCTTTGCCGAGCGTCTCTGCATGCAGCGCTCCTCCGAAGCCTGGTATGTCGCAACTGCACAGGCGTATGATGACGAGATGCGTGAACGGATACGTCTGCATCAGAATCAGCGTGATGAAGTGGGGTACCTGTGGCATACCGTGGAGGAACCCTTGGCACTGCCAGAACTCATCACCCGAATGGGGGAATCGCATACAGGATCGTCTGCTCCGACCATTTTGGTGGATTGCCTGACGCTTTGGTTGACTAATGTCCTGCTTACCCACGAGCATGAGCCTGAGCAAGTTATTCAGGATCATATGAATGCACTGGTAACCGCCATCGAGTCCTATCCCGGGCTGCTTGTCCTGGTTACGAATGAAGTGGGTGACGGCATCGTACCGGAGTATGCACTTGGCAGAAGATATCGGGATCTGGCGGGCATATTGAATCAGCGAGTTGCTGCCATTAGCCGCGAGGTTTTCCTGGTAACGGTAGGGATTGCAATGGAGCTGAAGAGCAAGGAGTATCGCTTATGA
- the cobS gene encoding adenosylcobinamide-GDP ribazoletransferase encodes MSHDGNDSQHNREEMTHEDHLNQVNEGPAQGAEYVNRLDQKHAAAAAFQFLSRFPVKMQIDFVPPLLRESVVYYPLVGAAIGLSVWIGGALTGALLPSFPAAVLTLTLWVWLTGGLHLDGWMDTADGLLSYRTRERMLEIMKDSRVGAMGVIACVLLLMMKAALIADFIARGNWLYGALLILPMIWSRWFMVYAISAWPNARGDDGLAVLFKGLGERKEVQRARSAAVGLTILAAVITLAAVWIFQPGSSMVEMLAMDRGLGTLPWWLYPIAAAILVPLAAYLIGKFVAGRISERLGGLTGDTYGAMNELLEAALLTVLSLLQGLFLI; translated from the coding sequence ATGAGCCATGACGGTAACGATAGCCAGCATAATCGTGAGGAAATGACCCATGAAGACCACCTAAATCAGGTAAACGAGGGGCCTGCTCAGGGTGCGGAATATGTAAACCGACTGGATCAAAAACATGCGGCTGCGGCCGCTTTTCAATTTTTGTCCCGTTTCCCGGTGAAAATGCAGATTGATTTCGTTCCGCCACTGCTGCGGGAAAGTGTAGTCTATTATCCGCTGGTCGGTGCGGCCATTGGTTTAAGTGTCTGGATTGGAGGCGCGCTTACCGGTGCACTGCTGCCATCGTTCCCGGCGGCCGTATTAACCCTGACCCTTTGGGTGTGGCTTACGGGGGGACTCCATCTCGATGGCTGGATGGATACAGCGGATGGCCTGCTCAGCTATCGTACCCGTGAGCGAATGCTGGAGATTATGAAAGACAGCCGCGTTGGAGCTATGGGCGTGATTGCCTGCGTGCTGCTGCTCATGATGAAAGCAGCCTTAATTGCTGATTTTATCGCACGTGGTAACTGGCTGTATGGAGCGCTGCTAATTCTGCCCATGATCTGGAGCCGCTGGTTTATGGTGTATGCCATTTCGGCTTGGCCGAATGCCAGGGGGGACGATGGACTTGCTGTCCTGTTCAAGGGCCTTGGTGAACGAAAAGAAGTCCAGCGGGCACGAAGTGCTGCGGTTGGATTGACCATCCTGGCGGCTGTCATTACACTTGCCGCGGTGTGGATCTTTCAGCCAGGCAGCAGTATGGTAGAAATGCTGGCGATGGATAGGGGCCTTGGGACATTACCTTGGTGGCTATATCCTATTGCAGCTGCCATTTTGGTACCGCTGGCGGCATATCTTATCGGCAAGTTCGTTGCCGGACGCATTAGCGAGAGGTTAGGCGGACTTACTGGAGATACTTATGGTGCGATGAATGAGCT